The proteins below are encoded in one region of Halichoerus grypus chromosome X, mHalGry1.hap1.1, whole genome shotgun sequence:
- the ARAF gene encoding serine/threonine-protein kinase A-Raf isoform X1 has translation MEPPRGPPANGAEPSRAVGTVKVYLPNKQRTVVTVRDGMSVYDSLDKALKVRGLNQDCCVVYRLIEGRKTVTAWDTAIAPLDGEELIVEVLEDVPLTMHNFVRKTFFSLAFCDFCLKFLFHGFRCQTCGYKFHQHCSSKVPTVCVDMSTNCRQFYHSVQDLSGGSRHHEAPSHRPLNEPLTPQGPSSCTQHREPEHFPFPATASAPLQRIRSTSTPNVHMVSTTAPMDSSLVQLTAPSFSTDAAGSKGGGDGAPRGSPSPASMSSGRKSPHSKSPSEQRERKSVADDKKKVKNLGYRDSGYYWEVPPSEVQLLKRIGTGSFGTVFRGRWHGDVAVKVLKVAQPTAEQAQAFKNEMQVLRKTRHVNILLFMGFMTRPGFAIITQWCEGSSLYHHLHVADTRFDMVQLIDVARQTAQGMDYLHAKNIIHRDLKSNNIFLHEGLTVKIGDFGLATVKTRWSGAQPLEQPSGSVLWMAAEVIRMQDPNPYSFQSDVYAYGVVLYELMTGSLPYSHIGSRDQIIFMVGRGYLSPDLSKISSNCPKAMRRLLSDCLKFQREERPLFPQILATIELLQRSLPKIERSASEPSLHRTQADELPACLLSAARLVP, from the exons ATGGAGCCACCACGGGGCCCCCCTGCCAACGGGGCCGAGCCATCCCGGGCAGTGGGCACTGTGAAAGTGTACCTACCCAACAAGCAGCGCACGGTG GTGACTGTCCGGGATGGCATGAGTGTCTACGACTCTCTAGACAAGGCCCTCAAGGTACGGGGTCTCAATCAGGATTGCTGTGTGGTCTACCGGCTCATCGAGGG GCGAAAGACGGTCACCGCCTGGGACACGGCCATTGCCCCGCTGGATGGAGAGGAGCTCATCGTAGAGGTCCTTGAAGACGTCCCACTGACCATGCACAATTTT GTACGGAAGACGTTCTTCAGCCTGGCGTTCTGCGACTTCTGCCTTAAGTTTCTGTTCCACGGCTTCCGCTGCCAAACCTGTGGCTACAAGTTCCACCAGCATTGTTCCTCCAAAGTCCCCACAGTCTGTGTTGACATGAGCACCAACTGCCGACA gttctaCCACAGTGTCCAGGATTTGTCCGGAGGCTCCAGACATCACGAAGCTCCCTCACACCGCCCCCTGAACGAGCCGTTAACCCCTCAGGGTCCCAG CTCCTGCACCCAGCACCGCGAGCCTGAGCACTTTCCCTTCCCCGCCACTGCCAGCGCCCCTCTCCAGCGCATCCGCTCCACGTCCACTCCCAACGTCCACATGGTCAGCACCACAGCCCCCATGGACTCCAGCCTTGTCCAG CTCACTGCCCCGAGTTTTAGCACCGATG CTGCCGGTAGTAAAGGTGGTGGCGATGGAGCCCCCCGGGGGAGCCCCAGCCCGGCCAGCATGTCCTCGGGGAGGAAGTCTCCCCATTCCAAGTCCCCGTCAGAACAGCGGGAGCGGAAGTCCGTGGCTGATGACAAGAAGAAAGTG AAGAATCTGGGGTACCGGGACTCGGGCTATTACTGGGAGGTGCCGCCCAGTGAGGTGCAGCTGCTGAAGAGGATCGGGACGGGCTCATTTGGCACCGTGTTTCGCGGGCGGTGGCATGGCGATGTGGCCGTGAAGGTGCTCAAGGTGGCCCAACCCACAGCTGAGCAGGCCCAGGCCTTCAAGAACGAGATGCAGGTGCTCAG GAAGACACGGCACGTCAACATCCTGCTGTTCATGGGCTTCATGACGCGGCCGGGCTTCGCCATCATCACGCAGTGGTGCGAGGGTTCCAGCCTCTACCACCACCTGCATGTGGCCGACACGCGCTTCGACATGGTCCAGCTCATTGACGTGGCCCGGCAGACCGCCCAGGGCATGGA CTACCTCCATGCCAAGAACATCATCCACCGAGATCTCAAGTCTAACA ACATCTTCCTACATGAGGGGCTCACAGTGAAGATCGGTGACTTTGGCCTGGCCACGGTGAAGACACGGTGGAGTGGGGCCCAGCCCTTGGAGCAGCCCTCAGGCTCCGTGCTATGGATG GCGGCTGAGGTGATCCGTATGCAGGACCCGAACCCCTACAGCTTCCAGTCGGATGTCTACGCCTATGGGGTTGTGCTCTATGAGCTCATGACCGGCTCGCTGCCGTACAGCCACATTGGCAGCCGTGACCAG ATTATCTTTATGGTGGGCCGTGGCTATCTGTCCCCGGACCTCAGCAAAATCTCCAGCAACTGCCCCAAGGCCATGCGGCGCCTGCTGTCTGATTGCCTCAAGTTCCAGCGGGAGGAACGTCCCCTCTTCCCCCAG atcCTGGCCACGATTGAGCTGCTGCAGCGGTCACTCCCCAAGATTGAGCGGAGTGCCTCCGAACCCTCCTTGCATCGCACCCAGGCCGATgagctgcctgcctgcctgctcaGCGCAGCCCGCCTTGTGCCTtag
- the ARAF gene encoding serine/threonine-protein kinase A-Raf isoform X2, with product MEPPRGPPANGAEPSRAVGTVKVYLPNKQRTVVTVRDGMSVYDSLDKALKVRGLNQDCCVVYRLIEGRKTVTAWDTAIAPLDGEELIVEVLEDVPLTMHNFVRKTFFSLAFCDFCLKFLFHGFRCQTCGYKFHQHCSSKVPTVCVDMSTNCRQFYHSVQDLSGGSRHHEAPSHRPLNEPLTPQGPSAPLQRIRSTSTPNVHMVSTTAPMDSSLVQLTAPSFSTDAAGSKGGGDGAPRGSPSPASMSSGRKSPHSKSPSEQRERKSVADDKKKVKNLGYRDSGYYWEVPPSEVQLLKRIGTGSFGTVFRGRWHGDVAVKVLKVAQPTAEQAQAFKNEMQVLRKTRHVNILLFMGFMTRPGFAIITQWCEGSSLYHHLHVADTRFDMVQLIDVARQTAQGMDYLHAKNIIHRDLKSNNIFLHEGLTVKIGDFGLATVKTRWSGAQPLEQPSGSVLWMAAEVIRMQDPNPYSFQSDVYAYGVVLYELMTGSLPYSHIGSRDQIIFMVGRGYLSPDLSKISSNCPKAMRRLLSDCLKFQREERPLFPQILATIELLQRSLPKIERSASEPSLHRTQADELPACLLSAARLVP from the exons ATGGAGCCACCACGGGGCCCCCCTGCCAACGGGGCCGAGCCATCCCGGGCAGTGGGCACTGTGAAAGTGTACCTACCCAACAAGCAGCGCACGGTG GTGACTGTCCGGGATGGCATGAGTGTCTACGACTCTCTAGACAAGGCCCTCAAGGTACGGGGTCTCAATCAGGATTGCTGTGTGGTCTACCGGCTCATCGAGGG GCGAAAGACGGTCACCGCCTGGGACACGGCCATTGCCCCGCTGGATGGAGAGGAGCTCATCGTAGAGGTCCTTGAAGACGTCCCACTGACCATGCACAATTTT GTACGGAAGACGTTCTTCAGCCTGGCGTTCTGCGACTTCTGCCTTAAGTTTCTGTTCCACGGCTTCCGCTGCCAAACCTGTGGCTACAAGTTCCACCAGCATTGTTCCTCCAAAGTCCCCACAGTCTGTGTTGACATGAGCACCAACTGCCGACA gttctaCCACAGTGTCCAGGATTTGTCCGGAGGCTCCAGACATCACGAAGCTCCCTCACACCGCCCCCTGAACGAGCCGTTAACCCCTCAGGGTCCCAG CGCCCCTCTCCAGCGCATCCGCTCCACGTCCACTCCCAACGTCCACATGGTCAGCACCACAGCCCCCATGGACTCCAGCCTTGTCCAG CTCACTGCCCCGAGTTTTAGCACCGATG CTGCCGGTAGTAAAGGTGGTGGCGATGGAGCCCCCCGGGGGAGCCCCAGCCCGGCCAGCATGTCCTCGGGGAGGAAGTCTCCCCATTCCAAGTCCCCGTCAGAACAGCGGGAGCGGAAGTCCGTGGCTGATGACAAGAAGAAAGTG AAGAATCTGGGGTACCGGGACTCGGGCTATTACTGGGAGGTGCCGCCCAGTGAGGTGCAGCTGCTGAAGAGGATCGGGACGGGCTCATTTGGCACCGTGTTTCGCGGGCGGTGGCATGGCGATGTGGCCGTGAAGGTGCTCAAGGTGGCCCAACCCACAGCTGAGCAGGCCCAGGCCTTCAAGAACGAGATGCAGGTGCTCAG GAAGACACGGCACGTCAACATCCTGCTGTTCATGGGCTTCATGACGCGGCCGGGCTTCGCCATCATCACGCAGTGGTGCGAGGGTTCCAGCCTCTACCACCACCTGCATGTGGCCGACACGCGCTTCGACATGGTCCAGCTCATTGACGTGGCCCGGCAGACCGCCCAGGGCATGGA CTACCTCCATGCCAAGAACATCATCCACCGAGATCTCAAGTCTAACA ACATCTTCCTACATGAGGGGCTCACAGTGAAGATCGGTGACTTTGGCCTGGCCACGGTGAAGACACGGTGGAGTGGGGCCCAGCCCTTGGAGCAGCCCTCAGGCTCCGTGCTATGGATG GCGGCTGAGGTGATCCGTATGCAGGACCCGAACCCCTACAGCTTCCAGTCGGATGTCTACGCCTATGGGGTTGTGCTCTATGAGCTCATGACCGGCTCGCTGCCGTACAGCCACATTGGCAGCCGTGACCAG ATTATCTTTATGGTGGGCCGTGGCTATCTGTCCCCGGACCTCAGCAAAATCTCCAGCAACTGCCCCAAGGCCATGCGGCGCCTGCTGTCTGATTGCCTCAAGTTCCAGCGGGAGGAACGTCCCCTCTTCCCCCAG atcCTGGCCACGATTGAGCTGCTGCAGCGGTCACTCCCCAAGATTGAGCGGAGTGCCTCCGAACCCTCCTTGCATCGCACCCAGGCCGATgagctgcctgcctgcctgctcaGCGCAGCCCGCCTTGTGCCTtag